In a genomic window of Chryseobacterium sp. G0162:
- a CDS encoding glycosyltransferase family 2 protein: MVNVPPRISIIVPVYNVENYLAKCLDSLVNQTHQNIEILVVDDGSKDRSGEIIKGYGDKYSDKIKTFTKENGGLSDARNFGLEKATGEYIGFVDSDDYVTETMFEEMLHLAEKHQAEMVICNIQKVDENGKVTQKLTQIPNMPEKIKLEEHFSVFSDISYFACNKLFKKELFEQKRFKKGVHFEDIQLIPQLLLECETIAQTQGFHYQYLERTDSITKTHTEKGLDILKAVQDVENVFGKSGYAHKRKELKNFQIFEGVYSFLAYLAFVKDEKTFYSMAEKLSVFIRERQIKIQDILNYSRFGTNYLLSLPVKKKIFYLLFFAGQKKLIRKLI; encoded by the coding sequence ATGGTGAATGTTCCCCCAAGAATTTCAATTATTGTTCCCGTTTATAATGTCGAAAATTATTTGGCAAAATGCCTCGATTCCCTGGTGAATCAAACCCATCAGAATATTGAGATTCTTGTAGTAGATGATGGAAGTAAAGATCGTTCCGGGGAAATCATTAAAGGTTATGGGGATAAATATTCCGACAAAATAAAAACCTTTACCAAAGAAAATGGAGGATTAAGTGATGCCAGAAACTTTGGGTTGGAAAAAGCAACAGGAGAATATATTGGTTTTGTAGACAGTGATGACTATGTTACGGAAACCATGTTTGAAGAAATGCTTCATCTGGCTGAAAAACATCAGGCAGAAATGGTAATCTGTAATATTCAGAAAGTTGATGAAAATGGGAAGGTAACCCAAAAGCTGACACAAATTCCCAATATGCCAGAAAAAATAAAATTGGAAGAGCATTTCTCTGTTTTTTCGGATATCAGTTATTTTGCCTGCAATAAATTATTCAAAAAAGAGCTTTTTGAACAGAAAAGGTTTAAAAAAGGAGTTCATTTTGAAGATATTCAGTTGATTCCACAATTGTTACTGGAATGTGAAACGATTGCGCAGACGCAAGGTTTTCACTATCAATATCTTGAGCGTACGGATTCTATCACTAAAACCCATACGGAAAAAGGACTTGATATATTAAAGGCGGTGCAAGATGTAGAAAATGTATTTGGGAAGTCCGGGTATGCTCATAAAAGAAAAGAACTGAAAAACTTCCAGATTTTTGAAGGAGTATATTCTTTTCTGGCCTATCTGGCTTTTGTAAAAGATGAAAAGACGTTTTACAGTATGGCTGAGAAACTGTCTGTTTTCATAAGAGAAAGACAAATAAAAATTCAAGATATATTGAACTATAGTCGTTTTGGTACAAATTATCTTTTATCTTTGCCGGTGAAAAAAAAGATTTTTTATCTGTTATTTTTTGCCGGACAGAAAAAGTTGATAAGAAAATTGATATAA
- a CDS encoding formimidoylglutamase produces MDFEDFIISPRNFKTESWQIGNRITKDIKEDSIVLLFVSDYRGAGGDAEVQDFTAVRKEFYKLSQLDFEIPIVDLGDLVSGKSVQDTHYILQEVLSACHYKRALPVIIGGSNDFAFSLFSALNFHQKSINYTQISNIISLKQGEEINEYTFLGKIFGAKNFSIKNYHHLGYQKHLNEMDSVRLIKEVEFDIIRLAEMMNSTEKTEPFFRKADLVTVNCDAIESFSDPFSMNPQVNGLNRREICAYMKEIGLSENLKTVGIFNYNIYSENQLNHQLLAQMLWYLIEGFNIQQSHPKERQYELFYVLIDDRQFAFKRDTFSNLWYFGDDENIENCIPCSRKDFDDAKKGWLNARLTKF; encoded by the coding sequence ATGGATTTTGAAGACTTTATCATTTCACCAAGAAATTTTAAAACAGAAAGCTGGCAGATCGGAAATCGGATTACAAAAGATATAAAAGAAGATAGTATTGTTCTTTTATTTGTTTCGGATTATAGAGGAGCAGGCGGCGATGCAGAAGTACAGGATTTTACAGCAGTCAGAAAAGAATTTTATAAACTTTCACAGTTGGATTTTGAAATTCCGATTGTGGATTTGGGTGATTTAGTCTCAGGGAAATCTGTTCAGGATACCCATTATATTTTACAGGAAGTTTTATCAGCCTGTCATTATAAAAGAGCACTTCCTGTGATTATCGGCGGCTCCAATGATTTTGCTTTTTCACTGTTCTCAGCATTGAATTTCCACCAGAAAAGCATTAATTATACCCAGATCAGCAACATTATTTCCCTTAAGCAAGGGGAGGAAATTAATGAATATACTTTTTTAGGTAAAATTTTTGGAGCTAAGAATTTTTCCATTAAAAATTATCACCATTTAGGCTATCAGAAACATTTAAATGAAATGGATTCTGTGCGGTTGATTAAAGAAGTGGAGTTTGATATCATCCGTCTAGCAGAAATGATGAACTCAACTGAAAAAACAGAACCTTTCTTCAGAAAAGCAGATCTGGTGACGGTAAATTGTGATGCTATAGAAAGTTTCAGTGATCCATTTTCTATGAATCCACAGGTTAATGGACTGAACAGAAGAGAAATTTGCGCTTACATGAAAGAGATCGGGCTGAGCGAAAACCTGAAAACAGTAGGAATCTTTAATTATAATATCTATTCGGAAAATCAACTGAATCATCAGCTGCTAGCACAAATGCTATGGTATCTGATTGAAGGGTTCAATATCCAGCAGTCCCACCCCAAAGAAAGACAATATGAATTGTTTTATGTTTTAATTGATGACAGGCAATTTGCATTTAAGCGTGATACTTTCAGTAATTTGTGGTATTTTGGTGACGATGAAAATATAGAAAACTGCATTCCCTGTTCAAGAAAGGATTTTGATGATGCTAAAAAAGGCTGGTTGAATGCAAGACTGACGAAATTTTAA
- a CDS encoding glycosyltransferase family 4 protein: MKNFELFLSGSGIPIFYVKIGLGFVFSFLITFFSIPTIVKISRRKNLMDEPGIRSSHLRKIPNLGGIAIFYSIGICASIFAYELFDLYKFLFASLIILLYIGVMDDIVVMRAYKKLVAQILVSSLIVIGSDIRIRSLFGIFGVFELGYFVSVLFSIVTFIILINAFNLIDGIDGLAGGYSVICSALFGISYYRLGEYNYPLVVLSVVIIGTVLAFLYYNLSNYRTNKVFMGDTGSMLLGFLLAFTSICFIDIFIDKKLADVPRYHLQSAPVVAVAILILPIVDTLNVIFVRLYNKKSPFDADKNHIHHKLLKLNLTHRRSTFYIIVYYLMIVAIAYYLRHINVNLLLLVIVSLGFMGAYLPDLIYRLRNNKN; the protein is encoded by the coding sequence ATGAAAAATTTTGAATTGTTCTTAAGCGGATCAGGGATACCTATTTTCTATGTAAAAATAGGATTAGGTTTCGTGTTTTCCTTTTTAATTACTTTTTTCTCTATACCTACTATTGTAAAGATTTCCAGAAGGAAGAACCTTATGGATGAACCAGGTATCAGAAGCTCGCACCTTAGAAAAATCCCAAATCTTGGGGGAATTGCCATCTTTTATTCCATCGGAATCTGTGCCTCTATTTTTGCATACGAGCTGTTTGACCTCTATAAATTCCTTTTTGCTTCACTGATTATCCTTCTTTATATTGGAGTGATGGATGATATTGTGGTGATGAGAGCGTACAAAAAGCTTGTGGCACAAATCCTTGTATCCTCATTAATTGTCATTGGTTCAGATATCAGAATCAGAAGCTTATTCGGAATATTCGGAGTGTTTGAATTGGGATATTTCGTAAGCGTGCTATTCAGTATTGTTACTTTTATTATTCTGATCAACGCTTTCAACCTTATTGATGGGATTGATGGGTTGGCAGGTGGATATTCCGTGATCTGTAGTGCGCTGTTTGGGATAAGTTATTATAGATTAGGTGAGTATAACTATCCTTTGGTTGTCTTATCGGTAGTAATTATAGGAACGGTTTTGGCATTTTTATATTACAATCTGTCAAATTACAGAACCAATAAAGTGTTTATGGGCGATACAGGATCCATGCTTTTAGGCTTTCTGTTGGCTTTTACTTCTATTTGTTTTATAGATATTTTTATAGATAAAAAGCTTGCCGATGTACCCAGATATCACCTGCAGTCTGCTCCGGTAGTCGCAGTAGCTATCTTGATCTTACCTATTGTGGATACGCTGAACGTAATCTTCGTAAGGCTTTACAATAAAAAATCACCTTTCGATGCTGATAAGAACCACATTCATCACAAACTTCTAAAATTAAATCTTACCCACAGAAGATCTACATTCTATATTATTGTATATTATTTAATGATTGTGGCAATAGCATATTATCTGAGACATATCAATGTGAATCTGTTGTTGTTGGTAATTGTTTCATTAGGTTTTATGGGAGCATATTTACCAGATTTGATATATCGATTGAGAAATAACAAAAATTAA
- the topA gene encoding type I DNA topoisomerase → MSKNLVIVESPAKAKTIQKYLGKDFEVKSSFGHIRDLPKKGMGIDLATFSPDYEVSADKKKLVTELKAAVKKAEMVWLASDEDREGEAIAWHLADELKLKPENRKRIVFHEITKNAILKAIENPRDIDQNLVNAQQARRVLDRIVGFEMSPVLWKKVKPGLSAGRVQSVAVRLIVEREKEIREFVPKASFKLDGIFLNNTEQEIAAKLKRDFEKEAEAEKFLEQAKTTEFKVLNVETKPGTRSASAPFTTSTLQQEASSRLGYNVTNTMRLAQRLYEEGFITYMRTDSVNLSQEAIEGAKKQIISEYGAEYSSPRNYTTKSASAQEAHEAIRPTDFGVKSIGDAQLNKLYQLIYRRTLASQMSNAKIEKTVIEIGNTSLPHHFEAQGEVIIFDGFLKAYGIVKTEEDDEENNEKLLPKVKVGEVLSYKSITATEKFTRPSARYTEAGLVRKLEELGIGRPSTYAPTIQTIQNREYVDKREIEPNTREVIKMSLVKDTIKKVVLDEKFGGDKNKFIPTDIGEVVNDFLTDNFKEILDYGFTARVEESFDEIASGDQKWKEMMTNFYSKFHPRIEDVEENADRATGDRLLGVDPKTGKNVHARIGRFGAMIQIGETDDEEKPIFASLMSGQNIATITFEEALELFKLPFELNEFEGNAVSVGVGRFGPYVKWGETFISIPKGEDPLSIDQNRAEEIINEKKKADAPIATYKGEPVTKGSGRFGPFIKYKDIFINVPKKYNFDNLSQGDINELIDAKLEKEANRYIQQWEKEKISLENGRWGPFIKFGKAMFKIPKKSDDTKYDAEELKEISLDEVKKWITDQDKNAFAEKKKPAAKKATTAKKTTAAKKPAAKKK, encoded by the coding sequence ATGTCAAAAAATTTAGTAATCGTAGAGTCCCCGGCAAAGGCAAAAACTATTCAGAAATATTTAGGTAAGGATTTTGAAGTGAAATCCAGTTTCGGTCATATCCGGGACTTACCTAAAAAAGGAATGGGAATAGATCTTGCCACCTTTAGTCCTGATTACGAAGTTTCAGCAGACAAGAAGAAATTGGTAACAGAATTAAAGGCCGCAGTAAAGAAAGCAGAAATGGTTTGGCTGGCTTCCGATGAGGACCGCGAAGGAGAAGCTATTGCATGGCACTTAGCAGATGAATTGAAACTGAAGCCCGAAAACAGAAAAAGAATTGTTTTCCACGAGATTACTAAAAATGCCATTCTAAAAGCAATTGAAAATCCAAGGGATATTGATCAGAACTTAGTGAATGCCCAGCAGGCAAGAAGAGTGCTGGACAGAATTGTAGGTTTTGAAATGTCTCCGGTTTTATGGAAGAAAGTAAAACCAGGACTATCAGCAGGAAGAGTGCAGTCGGTAGCCGTAAGATTAATTGTTGAAAGAGAAAAAGAAATCCGTGAATTTGTACCCAAAGCAAGTTTTAAACTTGACGGAATTTTCTTAAACAATACAGAGCAGGAAATTGCTGCCAAACTGAAAAGAGACTTCGAAAAAGAAGCTGAGGCTGAAAAATTTCTGGAACAGGCTAAAACTACAGAATTTAAAGTTCTGAATGTTGAAACAAAACCGGGAACACGTTCTGCATCCGCTCCTTTTACCACTTCCACACTACAGCAGGAAGCTTCATCCAGATTGGGGTACAATGTGACCAATACAATGCGTCTGGCTCAGAGATTATACGAAGAAGGATTCATTACCTATATGAGAACAGACTCCGTAAACCTTTCCCAGGAAGCAATTGAAGGGGCTAAGAAACAAATTATCTCAGAATACGGAGCTGAATATTCTTCTCCAAGAAACTATACTACAAAATCAGCTTCTGCACAGGAAGCCCACGAAGCCATTCGTCCTACGGATTTCGGAGTGAAAAGCATTGGAGACGCACAGTTGAATAAACTGTACCAATTGATCTACAGAAGAACACTAGCTTCTCAGATGTCGAATGCTAAAATTGAAAAAACGGTCATCGAAATCGGAAATACTTCATTGCCACACCATTTTGAAGCACAGGGAGAAGTCATTATTTTTGATGGTTTCCTGAAAGCTTACGGGATTGTAAAAACTGAAGAAGATGATGAGGAAAACAATGAAAAACTATTACCAAAAGTAAAAGTTGGTGAAGTGCTAAGCTACAAATCCATTACGGCAACAGAAAAATTCACAAGACCAAGTGCAAGATATACGGAAGCCGGATTAGTCAGAAAGCTTGAAGAATTAGGGATTGGTAGACCCTCTACTTATGCTCCAACGATTCAGACGATTCAGAACAGAGAATATGTAGATAAAAGAGAAATAGAACCGAATACCCGTGAAGTCATCAAAATGTCTTTAGTAAAAGACACAATCAAGAAAGTAGTTCTGGATGAAAAATTTGGTGGCGATAAAAATAAATTCATTCCTACAGATATAGGAGAAGTTGTAAATGACTTCTTGACAGATAACTTTAAAGAAATCCTGGATTATGGTTTCACGGCAAGAGTAGAAGAAAGTTTCGACGAAATTGCAAGCGGAGATCAAAAATGGAAGGAAATGATGACGAATTTCTACTCAAAATTCCACCCGAGAATTGAAGATGTAGAAGAAAATGCAGACCGTGCAACAGGAGACAGGCTTTTAGGAGTTGATCCGAAGACCGGTAAAAATGTTCATGCCAGAATCGGAAGATTTGGTGCGATGATCCAGATTGGAGAAACAGATGATGAAGAAAAGCCAATCTTTGCATCATTAATGTCCGGACAAAATATTGCAACCATTACCTTTGAAGAGGCATTGGAACTATTTAAATTGCCTTTTGAATTGAATGAGTTTGAAGGAAATGCAGTTTCTGTGGGTGTAGGAAGATTCGGACCTTATGTGAAATGGGGAGAAACGTTTATCAGTATTCCAAAAGGTGAAGATCCGCTTTCCATAGATCAAAACCGTGCAGAGGAGATCATCAATGAGAAGAAAAAAGCAGATGCTCCGATTGCCACTTATAAAGGAGAGCCTGTAACCAAGGGATCAGGAAGATTCGGACCATTTATCAAGTACAAAGACATTTTTATCAATGTACCGAAGAAATACAATTTCGATAATCTTTCTCAGGGTGATATCAATGAGCTGATTGATGCTAAACTGGAAAAAGAGGCTAACCGATACATCCAGCAATGGGAAAAAGAAAAAATTTCCCTTGAAAATGGAAGATGGGGACCTTTCATTAAGTTTGGTAAAGCCATGTTCAAAATTCCGAAGAAAAGTGATGATACCAAATATGACGCAGAAGAATTGAAAGAAATTTCTCTGGATGAAGTTAAAAAATGGATCACCGATCAGGATAAAAATGCTTTTGCAGAAAAGAAAAAACCTGCAGCAAAAAAGGCAACAACTGCTAAGAAAACTACAGCTGCTAAAAAACCTGCTGCTAAGAAGAAATAA